The following are from one region of the Pseudorasbora parva isolate DD20220531a chromosome 12, ASM2467924v1, whole genome shotgun sequence genome:
- the ical1 gene encoding islet cell autoantigen 1-like isoform X3, with translation MDSYGFSSDMFSGRAVLGEDSSVMARMQKKFWKTKQVLIKATGKKEDEHVVASDADLDAKLEFFRSVQNTCTELLKVIEKYQQRITHLSQEENELGLFLRFQAEHDKTKAGSMMDATSKALCCSAKQRLALCTPLHRFEQEVETFRRRAIADTLLTVSRMEKARTEYRGALLWMKDVSQELDPDTYKQLEKFRKVQAQVRGTKVHFDKLKNDVCQKVDMLGASRCNMLSHSLCTYQTTLLQYWEKTAHVMSGIHEAFKGYVPYQFTTLKELRDPLDQIASAHLSEDRKDKDKKRHSENLVSLEDEQLGETDGQSRGSDSSLCASLDSAALNEQLGPIGGSSTDDDLLLMTPEHGSVPSLTPTLTPSLQPSMSAMQPQISRLPAIQWDTGASYEEKQDALPSSLLSEIAGRDLLSEAFHSVEGKEEEGERGDLAFLQDLLSPGAAGGASEFSKAWQDAFGCFEAPPAPVAAASLQTETANTPSGFLPSQLLDHSLSTTGWATPPMFQAPALQPPSSGGQSQPTQNTPNSSASAPKGSSRDMSAWFNLFADLDPLSNPDAIGRSDQEFLSA, from the exons ATGGACAGCTATGG GTTCTCCAGTGATATGTTCAGCGGCAGAGCAGTTCTGGGGGAGGACAGCTCGGTCATGGCCCGCATGCAGAAGAAGTTCTGGAAGACCAAGCAGGTTCTGATCAAGGCCACCGGGAAGAAGGAAGATGAGCACGTGGTGGCATCTGACGCAGACCTTGATGCCAAATTAGAG TTTTTCCGTTCAGTCCAGAACACTTGCACGGAACTCCTGAAAGTGATTGAGAAATACCAGCAAAGAATCACAC ACCTTTCTCAAGAGGAAAATGAGCTTGGCTTGTTTCTGCGCTTCCAGGCAGAGCATGATAAAACAAAAGCAGGCAGTATGATGGATGCCACCAGTAAAGCCCTCTGCTGTTCTGCCAAGCAAAG GTTGGCTCTGTGTACCCCTTTACATCGATTTGAACAGGAAGTGGAGACATTCCGGAGGAGAGCCATCGCTGACACCCTGCTGACAGTAAGCCGGATGGAGAAAGCCCGGACTGAGTATCGGGGAGCTTTGCTCTGGATGAAGGACGTCTCACAGGAACTAGACCCAGATACTTACAAACAACTGGAGAAATTTCGCAAG GTTCAGGCCCAGGTAAGAGGAACAAAAGTGCATTTCGATAAGCTGAAGAATGATGTTTGTCAGAAAGTGGACATGCTGGGAGCCAGTCGCTGCAACATGCTTTCACATTCATTATGCACTTACCAG ACAACACTCCTACAGTACTGGGAGAAGACTGCACATGTGATGTCTGGCATCCATGAGGCCTTCAAAGGATATGTACCCTACCAGTTCACAACCCTCAAA GAACTGAGGGACCCATTGGACCAGATTGCCTCTGCACATCTATCAGAGGACCGCAAAGACAAGGACAAAAAGAGACATTCAGAAAA TCTTGTTTCACTTGAAGATGAACAGCTGGGTGAAACTG ATGGGCAGAGTAGAGGGTCTGACAGTTCTTTGTGTGCCAGTCTGGACTctg CAGCCTTGAATGAACAATTAGGCCCCATTGGTGGATCTAGCACAGATGATGACCTTCTGTTAATGACCCCTGAGCATGGCTCAGTCCCTTCTCTTACTCCAACCTTGACCCCATCCCTACAACCGTCTATGTCCGCTATGCAGCCTCAGATATCGAGGCTGCCTGCTATTCAGTGGGACACAGGCGCCTCATATGAGGAAAAGCAGGATGCGTTACCCAGCAGCCTACTATCTGAAATAG CAGGCAGGGATCTGCTGTCCGAGGCTTTCCACTCTGTTGAAGGGAAAGAAGAGGAGGGAGAACGAGGTGACCTGGCATTCCTGCAGGATCTGCTGAGTCCTGGGGCTGCGGGTGGCGCTAGTGAGTTCAGTAAGGCGTGGCAGGATGCTTTCGGCTGTTTCGAGGCCCCTCCTGCTCCTGTTGCTGCCGCCTCACTGCAAACAGAAACTGCAAACACACCCTCTGGCTTCCTGCCATCACAACTTCTGGACCATAGCCTCAGCACCACAG GCTGGGCGACTCCACCTATGTTTCAAGCCCCAGCTCTCCAACCACCTTCTAGTGGAGGACAATCTCAGCCAACACAGAATACTCCAAATTCTTCTGCCAGTG CACCTAAAGGAAGCTCCAGGGACATGTCTGCCTGGTTTAACCTCTTTGCAGATCTTGACCCTTTGTCCAACCCAGACGCTATTGGACGCAGTGATCAGGAGTTTCTCAGTGCCTGA
- the ical1 gene encoding islet cell autoantigen 1-like isoform X2: MDSYGFSSDMFSGRAVLGEDSSVMARMQKKFWKTKQVLIKATGKKEDEHVVASDADLDAKLEFFRSVQNTCTELLKVIEKYQQRITHLSQEENELGLFLRFQAEHDKTKAGSMMDATSKALCCSAKQRLALCTPLHRFEQEVETFRRRAIADTLLTVSRMEKARTEYRGALLWMKDVSQELDPDTYKQLEKFRKVQAQVRGTKVHFDKLKNDVCQKVDMLGASRCNMLSHSLCTYQTTLLQYWEKTAHVMSGIHEAFKGYVPYQFTTLKELRDPLDQIASAHLSEDRKDKDKKRHSENLVSLEDEQLGETVSAYAVDGQSRGSDSSLCASLDSALNEQLGPIGGSSTDDDLLLMTPEHGSVPSLTPTLTPSLQPSMSAMQPQISRLPAIQWDTGASYEEKQDALPSSLLSEIAGRDLLSEAFHSVEGKEEEGERGDLAFLQDLLSPGAAGGASEFSKAWQDAFGCFEAPPAPVAAASLQTETANTPSGFLPSQLLDHSLSTTGWATPPMFQAPALQPPSSGGQSQPTQNTPNSSASAPKGSSRDMSAWFNLFADLDPLSNPDAIGRSDQEFLSA; encoded by the exons ATGGACAGCTATGG GTTCTCCAGTGATATGTTCAGCGGCAGAGCAGTTCTGGGGGAGGACAGCTCGGTCATGGCCCGCATGCAGAAGAAGTTCTGGAAGACCAAGCAGGTTCTGATCAAGGCCACCGGGAAGAAGGAAGATGAGCACGTGGTGGCATCTGACGCAGACCTTGATGCCAAATTAGAG TTTTTCCGTTCAGTCCAGAACACTTGCACGGAACTCCTGAAAGTGATTGAGAAATACCAGCAAAGAATCACAC ACCTTTCTCAAGAGGAAAATGAGCTTGGCTTGTTTCTGCGCTTCCAGGCAGAGCATGATAAAACAAAAGCAGGCAGTATGATGGATGCCACCAGTAAAGCCCTCTGCTGTTCTGCCAAGCAAAG GTTGGCTCTGTGTACCCCTTTACATCGATTTGAACAGGAAGTGGAGACATTCCGGAGGAGAGCCATCGCTGACACCCTGCTGACAGTAAGCCGGATGGAGAAAGCCCGGACTGAGTATCGGGGAGCTTTGCTCTGGATGAAGGACGTCTCACAGGAACTAGACCCAGATACTTACAAACAACTGGAGAAATTTCGCAAG GTTCAGGCCCAGGTAAGAGGAACAAAAGTGCATTTCGATAAGCTGAAGAATGATGTTTGTCAGAAAGTGGACATGCTGGGAGCCAGTCGCTGCAACATGCTTTCACATTCATTATGCACTTACCAG ACAACACTCCTACAGTACTGGGAGAAGACTGCACATGTGATGTCTGGCATCCATGAGGCCTTCAAAGGATATGTACCCTACCAGTTCACAACCCTCAAA GAACTGAGGGACCCATTGGACCAGATTGCCTCTGCACATCTATCAGAGGACCGCAAAGACAAGGACAAAAAGAGACATTCAGAAAA TCTTGTTTCACTTGAAGATGAACAGCTGGGTGAAACTG TTTCTGCTTATGCTGTAGATGGGCAGAGTAGAGGGTCTGACAGTTCTTTGTGTGCCAGTCTGGACTctg CCTTGAATGAACAATTAGGCCCCATTGGTGGATCTAGCACAGATGATGACCTTCTGTTAATGACCCCTGAGCATGGCTCAGTCCCTTCTCTTACTCCAACCTTGACCCCATCCCTACAACCGTCTATGTCCGCTATGCAGCCTCAGATATCGAGGCTGCCTGCTATTCAGTGGGACACAGGCGCCTCATATGAGGAAAAGCAGGATGCGTTACCCAGCAGCCTACTATCTGAAATAG CAGGCAGGGATCTGCTGTCCGAGGCTTTCCACTCTGTTGAAGGGAAAGAAGAGGAGGGAGAACGAGGTGACCTGGCATTCCTGCAGGATCTGCTGAGTCCTGGGGCTGCGGGTGGCGCTAGTGAGTTCAGTAAGGCGTGGCAGGATGCTTTCGGCTGTTTCGAGGCCCCTCCTGCTCCTGTTGCTGCCGCCTCACTGCAAACAGAAACTGCAAACACACCCTCTGGCTTCCTGCCATCACAACTTCTGGACCATAGCCTCAGCACCACAG GCTGGGCGACTCCACCTATGTTTCAAGCCCCAGCTCTCCAACCACCTTCTAGTGGAGGACAATCTCAGCCAACACAGAATACTCCAAATTCTTCTGCCAGTG CACCTAAAGGAAGCTCCAGGGACATGTCTGCCTGGTTTAACCTCTTTGCAGATCTTGACCCTTTGTCCAACCCAGACGCTATTGGACGCAGTGATCAGGAGTTTCTCAGTGCCTGA
- the ical1 gene encoding islet cell autoantigen 1-like isoform X5 yields MDSYGFSSDMFSGRAVLGEDSSVMARMQKKFWKTKQVLIKATGKKEDEHVVASDADLDAKLEFFRSVQNTCTELLKVIEKYQQRITHLSQEENELGLFLRFQAEHDKTKAGSMMDATSKALCCSAKQRLALCTPLHRFEQEVETFRRRAIADTLLTVSRMEKARTEYRGALLWMKDVSQELDPDTYKQLEKFRKVQAQVRGTKVHFDKLKNDVCQKVDMLGASRCNMLSHSLCTYQTTLLQYWEKTAHVMSGIHEAFKGYVPYQFTTLKELRDPLDQIASAHLSEDRKDKDKKRHSENLVSLEDEQLGETVSAYAVDGQSRGSDSSLCASLDSAGRDLLSEAFHSVEGKEEEGERGDLAFLQDLLSPGAAGGASEFSKAWQDAFGCFEAPPAPVAAASLQTETANTPSGFLPSQLLDHSLSTTGWATPPMFQAPALQPPSSGGQSQPTQNTPNSSASAPKGSSRDMSAWFNLFADLDPLSNPDAIGRSDQEFLSA; encoded by the exons ATGGACAGCTATGG GTTCTCCAGTGATATGTTCAGCGGCAGAGCAGTTCTGGGGGAGGACAGCTCGGTCATGGCCCGCATGCAGAAGAAGTTCTGGAAGACCAAGCAGGTTCTGATCAAGGCCACCGGGAAGAAGGAAGATGAGCACGTGGTGGCATCTGACGCAGACCTTGATGCCAAATTAGAG TTTTTCCGTTCAGTCCAGAACACTTGCACGGAACTCCTGAAAGTGATTGAGAAATACCAGCAAAGAATCACAC ACCTTTCTCAAGAGGAAAATGAGCTTGGCTTGTTTCTGCGCTTCCAGGCAGAGCATGATAAAACAAAAGCAGGCAGTATGATGGATGCCACCAGTAAAGCCCTCTGCTGTTCTGCCAAGCAAAG GTTGGCTCTGTGTACCCCTTTACATCGATTTGAACAGGAAGTGGAGACATTCCGGAGGAGAGCCATCGCTGACACCCTGCTGACAGTAAGCCGGATGGAGAAAGCCCGGACTGAGTATCGGGGAGCTTTGCTCTGGATGAAGGACGTCTCACAGGAACTAGACCCAGATACTTACAAACAACTGGAGAAATTTCGCAAG GTTCAGGCCCAGGTAAGAGGAACAAAAGTGCATTTCGATAAGCTGAAGAATGATGTTTGTCAGAAAGTGGACATGCTGGGAGCCAGTCGCTGCAACATGCTTTCACATTCATTATGCACTTACCAG ACAACACTCCTACAGTACTGGGAGAAGACTGCACATGTGATGTCTGGCATCCATGAGGCCTTCAAAGGATATGTACCCTACCAGTTCACAACCCTCAAA GAACTGAGGGACCCATTGGACCAGATTGCCTCTGCACATCTATCAGAGGACCGCAAAGACAAGGACAAAAAGAGACATTCAGAAAA TCTTGTTTCACTTGAAGATGAACAGCTGGGTGAAACTG TTTCTGCTTATGCTGTAGATGGGCAGAGTAGAGGGTCTGACAGTTCTTTGTGTGCCAGTCTGGACTctg CAGGCAGGGATCTGCTGTCCGAGGCTTTCCACTCTGTTGAAGGGAAAGAAGAGGAGGGAGAACGAGGTGACCTGGCATTCCTGCAGGATCTGCTGAGTCCTGGGGCTGCGGGTGGCGCTAGTGAGTTCAGTAAGGCGTGGCAGGATGCTTTCGGCTGTTTCGAGGCCCCTCCTGCTCCTGTTGCTGCCGCCTCACTGCAAACAGAAACTGCAAACACACCCTCTGGCTTCCTGCCATCACAACTTCTGGACCATAGCCTCAGCACCACAG GCTGGGCGACTCCACCTATGTTTCAAGCCCCAGCTCTCCAACCACCTTCTAGTGGAGGACAATCTCAGCCAACACAGAATACTCCAAATTCTTCTGCCAGTG CACCTAAAGGAAGCTCCAGGGACATGTCTGCCTGGTTTAACCTCTTTGCAGATCTTGACCCTTTGTCCAACCCAGACGCTATTGGACGCAGTGATCAGGAGTTTCTCAGTGCCTGA
- the ical1 gene encoding islet cell autoantigen 1-like isoform X6, producing the protein MDSYGFSSDMFSGRAVLGEDSSVMARMQKKFWKTKQVLIKATGKKEDEHVVASDADLDAKLEFFRSVQNTCTELLKVIEKYQQRITHLSQEENELGLFLRFQAEHDKTKAGSMMDATSKALCCSAKQRLALCTPLHRFEQEVETFRRRAIADTLLTVSRMEKARTEYRGALLWMKDVSQELDPDTYKQLEKFRKVQAQVRGTKVHFDKLKNDVCQKVDMLGASRCNMLSHSLCTYQTTLLQYWEKTAHVMSGIHEAFKGYVPYQFTTLKELRDPLDQIASAHLSEDRKDKDKKRHSENLVSLEDEQLGETDGQSRGSDSSLCASLDSAGRDLLSEAFHSVEGKEEEGERGDLAFLQDLLSPGAAGGASEFSKAWQDAFGCFEAPPAPVAAASLQTETANTPSGFLPSQLLDHSLSTTGWATPPMFQAPALQPPSSGGQSQPTQNTPNSSASAPKGSSRDMSAWFNLFADLDPLSNPDAIGRSDQEFLSA; encoded by the exons ATGGACAGCTATGG GTTCTCCAGTGATATGTTCAGCGGCAGAGCAGTTCTGGGGGAGGACAGCTCGGTCATGGCCCGCATGCAGAAGAAGTTCTGGAAGACCAAGCAGGTTCTGATCAAGGCCACCGGGAAGAAGGAAGATGAGCACGTGGTGGCATCTGACGCAGACCTTGATGCCAAATTAGAG TTTTTCCGTTCAGTCCAGAACACTTGCACGGAACTCCTGAAAGTGATTGAGAAATACCAGCAAAGAATCACAC ACCTTTCTCAAGAGGAAAATGAGCTTGGCTTGTTTCTGCGCTTCCAGGCAGAGCATGATAAAACAAAAGCAGGCAGTATGATGGATGCCACCAGTAAAGCCCTCTGCTGTTCTGCCAAGCAAAG GTTGGCTCTGTGTACCCCTTTACATCGATTTGAACAGGAAGTGGAGACATTCCGGAGGAGAGCCATCGCTGACACCCTGCTGACAGTAAGCCGGATGGAGAAAGCCCGGACTGAGTATCGGGGAGCTTTGCTCTGGATGAAGGACGTCTCACAGGAACTAGACCCAGATACTTACAAACAACTGGAGAAATTTCGCAAG GTTCAGGCCCAGGTAAGAGGAACAAAAGTGCATTTCGATAAGCTGAAGAATGATGTTTGTCAGAAAGTGGACATGCTGGGAGCCAGTCGCTGCAACATGCTTTCACATTCATTATGCACTTACCAG ACAACACTCCTACAGTACTGGGAGAAGACTGCACATGTGATGTCTGGCATCCATGAGGCCTTCAAAGGATATGTACCCTACCAGTTCACAACCCTCAAA GAACTGAGGGACCCATTGGACCAGATTGCCTCTGCACATCTATCAGAGGACCGCAAAGACAAGGACAAAAAGAGACATTCAGAAAA TCTTGTTTCACTTGAAGATGAACAGCTGGGTGAAACTG ATGGGCAGAGTAGAGGGTCTGACAGTTCTTTGTGTGCCAGTCTGGACTctg CAGGCAGGGATCTGCTGTCCGAGGCTTTCCACTCTGTTGAAGGGAAAGAAGAGGAGGGAGAACGAGGTGACCTGGCATTCCTGCAGGATCTGCTGAGTCCTGGGGCTGCGGGTGGCGCTAGTGAGTTCAGTAAGGCGTGGCAGGATGCTTTCGGCTGTTTCGAGGCCCCTCCTGCTCCTGTTGCTGCCGCCTCACTGCAAACAGAAACTGCAAACACACCCTCTGGCTTCCTGCCATCACAACTTCTGGACCATAGCCTCAGCACCACAG GCTGGGCGACTCCACCTATGTTTCAAGCCCCAGCTCTCCAACCACCTTCTAGTGGAGGACAATCTCAGCCAACACAGAATACTCCAAATTCTTCTGCCAGTG CACCTAAAGGAAGCTCCAGGGACATGTCTGCCTGGTTTAACCTCTTTGCAGATCTTGACCCTTTGTCCAACCCAGACGCTATTGGACGCAGTGATCAGGAGTTTCTCAGTGCCTGA
- the ical1 gene encoding islet cell autoantigen 1-like isoform X1, which produces MDSYGFSSDMFSGRAVLGEDSSVMARMQKKFWKTKQVLIKATGKKEDEHVVASDADLDAKLEFFRSVQNTCTELLKVIEKYQQRITHLSQEENELGLFLRFQAEHDKTKAGSMMDATSKALCCSAKQRLALCTPLHRFEQEVETFRRRAIADTLLTVSRMEKARTEYRGALLWMKDVSQELDPDTYKQLEKFRKVQAQVRGTKVHFDKLKNDVCQKVDMLGASRCNMLSHSLCTYQTTLLQYWEKTAHVMSGIHEAFKGYVPYQFTTLKELRDPLDQIASAHLSEDRKDKDKKRHSENLVSLEDEQLGETVSAYAVDGQSRGSDSSLCASLDSAALNEQLGPIGGSSTDDDLLLMTPEHGSVPSLTPTLTPSLQPSMSAMQPQISRLPAIQWDTGASYEEKQDALPSSLLSEIAGRDLLSEAFHSVEGKEEEGERGDLAFLQDLLSPGAAGGASEFSKAWQDAFGCFEAPPAPVAAASLQTETANTPSGFLPSQLLDHSLSTTGWATPPMFQAPALQPPSSGGQSQPTQNTPNSSASAPKGSSRDMSAWFNLFADLDPLSNPDAIGRSDQEFLSA; this is translated from the exons ATGGACAGCTATGG GTTCTCCAGTGATATGTTCAGCGGCAGAGCAGTTCTGGGGGAGGACAGCTCGGTCATGGCCCGCATGCAGAAGAAGTTCTGGAAGACCAAGCAGGTTCTGATCAAGGCCACCGGGAAGAAGGAAGATGAGCACGTGGTGGCATCTGACGCAGACCTTGATGCCAAATTAGAG TTTTTCCGTTCAGTCCAGAACACTTGCACGGAACTCCTGAAAGTGATTGAGAAATACCAGCAAAGAATCACAC ACCTTTCTCAAGAGGAAAATGAGCTTGGCTTGTTTCTGCGCTTCCAGGCAGAGCATGATAAAACAAAAGCAGGCAGTATGATGGATGCCACCAGTAAAGCCCTCTGCTGTTCTGCCAAGCAAAG GTTGGCTCTGTGTACCCCTTTACATCGATTTGAACAGGAAGTGGAGACATTCCGGAGGAGAGCCATCGCTGACACCCTGCTGACAGTAAGCCGGATGGAGAAAGCCCGGACTGAGTATCGGGGAGCTTTGCTCTGGATGAAGGACGTCTCACAGGAACTAGACCCAGATACTTACAAACAACTGGAGAAATTTCGCAAG GTTCAGGCCCAGGTAAGAGGAACAAAAGTGCATTTCGATAAGCTGAAGAATGATGTTTGTCAGAAAGTGGACATGCTGGGAGCCAGTCGCTGCAACATGCTTTCACATTCATTATGCACTTACCAG ACAACACTCCTACAGTACTGGGAGAAGACTGCACATGTGATGTCTGGCATCCATGAGGCCTTCAAAGGATATGTACCCTACCAGTTCACAACCCTCAAA GAACTGAGGGACCCATTGGACCAGATTGCCTCTGCACATCTATCAGAGGACCGCAAAGACAAGGACAAAAAGAGACATTCAGAAAA TCTTGTTTCACTTGAAGATGAACAGCTGGGTGAAACTG TTTCTGCTTATGCTGTAGATGGGCAGAGTAGAGGGTCTGACAGTTCTTTGTGTGCCAGTCTGGACTctg CAGCCTTGAATGAACAATTAGGCCCCATTGGTGGATCTAGCACAGATGATGACCTTCTGTTAATGACCCCTGAGCATGGCTCAGTCCCTTCTCTTACTCCAACCTTGACCCCATCCCTACAACCGTCTATGTCCGCTATGCAGCCTCAGATATCGAGGCTGCCTGCTATTCAGTGGGACACAGGCGCCTCATATGAGGAAAAGCAGGATGCGTTACCCAGCAGCCTACTATCTGAAATAG CAGGCAGGGATCTGCTGTCCGAGGCTTTCCACTCTGTTGAAGGGAAAGAAGAGGAGGGAGAACGAGGTGACCTGGCATTCCTGCAGGATCTGCTGAGTCCTGGGGCTGCGGGTGGCGCTAGTGAGTTCAGTAAGGCGTGGCAGGATGCTTTCGGCTGTTTCGAGGCCCCTCCTGCTCCTGTTGCTGCCGCCTCACTGCAAACAGAAACTGCAAACACACCCTCTGGCTTCCTGCCATCACAACTTCTGGACCATAGCCTCAGCACCACAG GCTGGGCGACTCCACCTATGTTTCAAGCCCCAGCTCTCCAACCACCTTCTAGTGGAGGACAATCTCAGCCAACACAGAATACTCCAAATTCTTCTGCCAGTG CACCTAAAGGAAGCTCCAGGGACATGTCTGCCTGGTTTAACCTCTTTGCAGATCTTGACCCTTTGTCCAACCCAGACGCTATTGGACGCAGTGATCAGGAGTTTCTCAGTGCCTGA
- the ical1 gene encoding islet cell autoantigen 1-like isoform X4, with protein sequence MDSYGFSSDMFSGRAVLGEDSSVMARMQKKFWKTKQVLIKATGKKEDEHVVASDADLDAKLEFFRSVQNTCTELLKVIEKYQQRITHLSQEENELGLFLRFQAEHDKTKAGSMMDATSKALCCSAKQRLALCTPLHRFEQEVETFRRRAIADTLLTVSRMEKARTEYRGALLWMKDVSQELDPDTYKQLEKFRKVQAQVRGTKVHFDKLKNDVCQKVDMLGASRCNMLSHSLCTYQTTLLQYWEKTAHVMSGIHEAFKGYVPYQFTTLKELRDPLDQIASAHLSEDRKDKDKKRHSENLVSLEDEQLGETDGQSRGSDSSLCASLDSALNEQLGPIGGSSTDDDLLLMTPEHGSVPSLTPTLTPSLQPSMSAMQPQISRLPAIQWDTGASYEEKQDALPSSLLSEIAGRDLLSEAFHSVEGKEEEGERGDLAFLQDLLSPGAAGGASEFSKAWQDAFGCFEAPPAPVAAASLQTETANTPSGFLPSQLLDHSLSTTGWATPPMFQAPALQPPSSGGQSQPTQNTPNSSASAPKGSSRDMSAWFNLFADLDPLSNPDAIGRSDQEFLSA encoded by the exons ATGGACAGCTATGG GTTCTCCAGTGATATGTTCAGCGGCAGAGCAGTTCTGGGGGAGGACAGCTCGGTCATGGCCCGCATGCAGAAGAAGTTCTGGAAGACCAAGCAGGTTCTGATCAAGGCCACCGGGAAGAAGGAAGATGAGCACGTGGTGGCATCTGACGCAGACCTTGATGCCAAATTAGAG TTTTTCCGTTCAGTCCAGAACACTTGCACGGAACTCCTGAAAGTGATTGAGAAATACCAGCAAAGAATCACAC ACCTTTCTCAAGAGGAAAATGAGCTTGGCTTGTTTCTGCGCTTCCAGGCAGAGCATGATAAAACAAAAGCAGGCAGTATGATGGATGCCACCAGTAAAGCCCTCTGCTGTTCTGCCAAGCAAAG GTTGGCTCTGTGTACCCCTTTACATCGATTTGAACAGGAAGTGGAGACATTCCGGAGGAGAGCCATCGCTGACACCCTGCTGACAGTAAGCCGGATGGAGAAAGCCCGGACTGAGTATCGGGGAGCTTTGCTCTGGATGAAGGACGTCTCACAGGAACTAGACCCAGATACTTACAAACAACTGGAGAAATTTCGCAAG GTTCAGGCCCAGGTAAGAGGAACAAAAGTGCATTTCGATAAGCTGAAGAATGATGTTTGTCAGAAAGTGGACATGCTGGGAGCCAGTCGCTGCAACATGCTTTCACATTCATTATGCACTTACCAG ACAACACTCCTACAGTACTGGGAGAAGACTGCACATGTGATGTCTGGCATCCATGAGGCCTTCAAAGGATATGTACCCTACCAGTTCACAACCCTCAAA GAACTGAGGGACCCATTGGACCAGATTGCCTCTGCACATCTATCAGAGGACCGCAAAGACAAGGACAAAAAGAGACATTCAGAAAA TCTTGTTTCACTTGAAGATGAACAGCTGGGTGAAACTG ATGGGCAGAGTAGAGGGTCTGACAGTTCTTTGTGTGCCAGTCTGGACTctg CCTTGAATGAACAATTAGGCCCCATTGGTGGATCTAGCACAGATGATGACCTTCTGTTAATGACCCCTGAGCATGGCTCAGTCCCTTCTCTTACTCCAACCTTGACCCCATCCCTACAACCGTCTATGTCCGCTATGCAGCCTCAGATATCGAGGCTGCCTGCTATTCAGTGGGACACAGGCGCCTCATATGAGGAAAAGCAGGATGCGTTACCCAGCAGCCTACTATCTGAAATAG CAGGCAGGGATCTGCTGTCCGAGGCTTTCCACTCTGTTGAAGGGAAAGAAGAGGAGGGAGAACGAGGTGACCTGGCATTCCTGCAGGATCTGCTGAGTCCTGGGGCTGCGGGTGGCGCTAGTGAGTTCAGTAAGGCGTGGCAGGATGCTTTCGGCTGTTTCGAGGCCCCTCCTGCTCCTGTTGCTGCCGCCTCACTGCAAACAGAAACTGCAAACACACCCTCTGGCTTCCTGCCATCACAACTTCTGGACCATAGCCTCAGCACCACAG GCTGGGCGACTCCACCTATGTTTCAAGCCCCAGCTCTCCAACCACCTTCTAGTGGAGGACAATCTCAGCCAACACAGAATACTCCAAATTCTTCTGCCAGTG CACCTAAAGGAAGCTCCAGGGACATGTCTGCCTGGTTTAACCTCTTTGCAGATCTTGACCCTTTGTCCAACCCAGACGCTATTGGACGCAGTGATCAGGAGTTTCTCAGTGCCTGA